Proteins from a single region of Sphingomonas swuensis:
- the rpmF gene encoding 50S ribosomal protein L32 — protein MAVPKRKTSPSKRNMRRSHHALTPASFQECPNCGELKLPHNLCQACGHYNGREIVATEA, from the coding sequence ATGGCCGTCCCCAAGAGAAAGACCTCGCCCTCGAAGCGCAACATGCGCCGCAGCCATCATGCGCTGACCCCGGCGAGCTTTCAGGAATGCCCGAACTGCGGCGAGCTGAAGCTTCCGCACAATCTCTGCCAGGCATGCGGCCACTATAACGGCCGCGAGATCGTCGCGACCGAAGCCTAA
- a CDS encoding beta-ketoacyl-ACP synthase III, with protein MTLRSILLGVGSALPKRRVDNAELAAQVDTSDEWIVERTGIRTRYIAGDGETTATLATEAARKALAHAGLAPSDIGLIVLATATPDQTFPSSATKVQHLLGIKDAIAFDVHAVCTGFLYALTVADSMLRGGNAKSALVIGAETFSRILDWEDRTTCVLFGDGAGAVVLRAEETSPTDERGILATQLHADGQWGDMLYVDGGPSTTGTVGKLRMKGREVFRHAVVNLAQVLGDVLAKAGLSTDDVDWVVPHQANARIIDATARKLGLDHERVVLTVDRHANTSAASVPLALDVAVKDGRIKRGDTVVLEAMGGGFTWGAAVLIV; from the coding sequence GTGACCCTTCGAAGCATCCTTCTCGGAGTGGGTTCGGCCCTGCCCAAGCGGCGAGTCGACAATGCGGAACTGGCGGCGCAGGTGGACACGTCCGACGAGTGGATCGTCGAGCGCACCGGGATCCGCACCCGCTACATCGCCGGCGACGGCGAGACGACCGCGACCCTCGCGACCGAAGCGGCTCGCAAGGCCCTTGCCCATGCCGGGCTCGCGCCGTCGGACATCGGCCTGATCGTCCTCGCCACCGCCACGCCCGACCAGACATTCCCGAGCTCGGCGACCAAGGTCCAGCACCTGCTCGGGATCAAGGACGCGATCGCGTTCGACGTCCACGCGGTCTGCACTGGCTTCCTCTACGCACTGACGGTGGCCGACTCGATGCTCCGCGGCGGCAATGCCAAGTCCGCGCTGGTGATCGGCGCCGAGACCTTCAGCCGAATCCTCGACTGGGAGGACCGCACCACCTGCGTCCTGTTCGGCGATGGCGCGGGCGCGGTCGTGCTGCGCGCCGAGGAGACCAGCCCGACCGACGAACGCGGGATCCTGGCCACCCAGCTCCATGCCGACGGCCAGTGGGGCGACATGCTCTACGTCGACGGCGGCCCCTCGACGACGGGCACGGTCGGCAAGCTCCGGATGAAGGGGCGCGAGGTCTTCCGCCATGCGGTGGTCAATCTCGCCCAGGTGCTCGGCGACGTGCTCGCCAAGGCCGGGCTTTCGACCGACGACGTCGACTGGGTCGTGCCGCACCAGGCCAATGCCCGGATCATCGACGCCACCGCGCGCAAGCTCGGGCTCGACCACGAACGGGTCGTGCTGACGGTCGATCGCCACGCCAATACCTCGGCCGCTTCGGTGCCCCTGGCGCTCGACGTCGCGGTTAAGGATGGCCGGATCAAGCGCGGCGACACTGTCGTGCTCGAGGCGATGGGCGGAGGCTTCACCTGGGGCGCCGCGGTACTTATCGTTTAA
- a CDS encoding ligase-associated DNA damage response DEXH box helicase, translating into MSTADLPTVVADWFAQRGWRPRRHQLEMLERARAGRHALLVAGTGAGKTLAGFLPTICDLADKPAEGLHTLYISPLKALAVDVQRNLLDPIGEMGLPIRVETRTGDTPSDRKARQRAKPPQVLLTTPESLSLLLSYPDSFQMFAGLRTIVLDEIHAFARDKRGDLLALALARLQRIAPDLRRVGLSATVADSEAYKGWLAPDADIEAVDLVEGEPGAEPVLDILLPENRVPWSGHSGRYAAKQVMAEIEKHRTTLVFCNTRGLAELIFQDLWKVNGQSLPIGVHHGSLALEARRKVEAAMAEGRLRALVCTSSLDLGIDWGDVELVIQMGAPKGSSRLLQRIGRANHRLDEPSHGTIVPGNRFEYLEARAALDAVDARELDPEIFRPGTLDTLAQHILACACAAPFEQGELLAEIRSAAPYAGLSDELFGTVLAYIATGGYALRAYDKFRRLVEDSPGHWRITKPNVAVQHRMNAGIIVDNPMLDVRFKNGRMLGRIEEGFASTLTVGDHVFFAGLSLEVLQFKDSDILVQASKKEARLVTYGGQRMSMTTHLADRVKGFLASPDEWHRFPDDVREWLEVQQRRSRLPQPDELLVETFPHEGRHFLVMYSFEGWNAHQSLGMLVTKRMEKMGLKPLGFVANDYALSVYGLEPIGDPAPLLSPDILEGEFVEWVEQSMLLKRAFREVAVIGGLVERQHPGKRKTGKQVSFSTDLIYDVLRKYEPEHLLMRAAWDDARARMTELGRLARLVERAAAQMVHVDLSRVTPMAVPLMVVIGREALPSGSGAEDALLMEAEEVLAELAMRED; encoded by the coding sequence CTGAGCACGGCTGACCTCCCCACGGTCGTTGCCGACTGGTTCGCGCAACGTGGCTGGCGACCGCGCCGGCACCAGCTCGAGATGCTCGAGCGGGCGCGGGCCGGCCGTCATGCGCTGCTGGTTGCGGGGACCGGGGCGGGCAAGACGCTCGCGGGCTTCCTGCCCACCATCTGCGACCTTGCCGACAAGCCGGCCGAGGGGCTCCACACGCTCTACATCTCGCCGCTCAAGGCGCTCGCGGTCGACGTCCAGCGCAACCTGCTCGATCCGATTGGCGAGATGGGGCTTCCGATCCGGGTGGAGACCCGCACCGGCGACACGCCCTCCGACCGCAAGGCACGGCAGCGGGCAAAGCCGCCGCAGGTGCTGCTGACGACGCCCGAGAGCCTGTCGCTCCTCCTCTCCTATCCCGACAGCTTCCAGATGTTCGCGGGGTTGAGGACCATCGTCCTCGACGAAATTCATGCCTTCGCCCGCGACAAGCGCGGCGACCTCCTTGCACTCGCCCTCGCGCGCCTGCAGCGGATCGCGCCCGATCTCCGGCGGGTGGGGCTTTCGGCGACGGTCGCCGATTCGGAGGCCTACAAGGGCTGGCTCGCTCCCGATGCCGACATCGAGGCGGTCGATCTCGTGGAGGGGGAGCCCGGAGCCGAGCCGGTGCTCGACATCCTCCTGCCGGAAAATCGCGTGCCCTGGTCGGGCCACTCGGGCCGCTATGCCGCCAAGCAGGTGATGGCGGAGATCGAGAAGCATCGCACCACCCTCGTCTTCTGCAACACCCGCGGCCTTGCCGAGCTCATCTTCCAGGATCTGTGGAAGGTGAACGGGCAGAGCCTGCCGATCGGCGTCCATCACGGGAGCCTTGCGCTCGAGGCGCGGCGCAAGGTCGAGGCGGCGATGGCCGAGGGCCGTCTGCGGGCGCTGGTCTGCACTTCCAGTCTCGACCTCGGGATCGACTGGGGCGATGTCGAGCTGGTCATCCAGATGGGCGCGCCCAAGGGCAGCTCGCGGCTGTTGCAGCGGATCGGGCGCGCCAACCACCGCCTCGACGAGCCCAGCCACGGGACGATCGTGCCGGGCAACCGCTTCGAATATCTCGAGGCCCGCGCGGCTCTCGACGCGGTCGACGCGCGCGAGCTCGACCCCGAGATCTTCCGCCCCGGAACGCTCGACACCCTCGCCCAGCATATTCTCGCCTGCGCCTGCGCCGCGCCGTTCGAACAGGGCGAACTGCTCGCCGAAATCCGGTCCGCAGCGCCCTATGCGGGGCTAAGTGACGAGCTGTTCGGGACCGTCCTCGCCTACATCGCGACCGGCGGCTACGCCCTTCGCGCGTATGACAAGTTCCGCCGGCTGGTCGAGGACAGCCCGGGGCACTGGCGCATCACCAAGCCCAATGTCGCCGTCCAGCACCGGATGAACGCGGGAATCATCGTCGACAATCCGATGCTCGACGTGCGGTTCAAGAACGGGCGTATGCTCGGCCGGATCGAGGAAGGCTTCGCTTCCACCCTGACTGTCGGCGACCATGTCTTTTTCGCCGGCCTCAGCCTGGAGGTGCTGCAGTTCAAGGACAGCGACATCCTCGTCCAGGCCTCGAAGAAGGAAGCACGGCTGGTTACCTACGGCGGCCAGCGGATGAGCATGACCACCCACCTCGCCGACCGGGTGAAGGGCTTCCTCGCCAGCCCCGACGAGTGGCACCGCTTCCCCGACGACGTCCGCGAGTGGCTCGAGGTGCAGCAGCGCCGCTCGCGCCTGCCGCAGCCCGACGAATTGCTGGTCGAGACCTTCCCGCACGAGGGCCGCCATTTCCTCGTCATGTACAGCTTCGAGGGCTGGAACGCGCACCAGAGCCTCGGCATGCTGGTGACCAAGCGGATGGAGAAGATGGGGCTGAAGCCCTTGGGCTTCGTTGCCAACGACTATGCGCTGTCGGTCTACGGGCTCGAGCCGATCGGTGACCCCGCGCCCCTGCTCTCCCCCGACATCCTCGAAGGCGAATTCGTCGAGTGGGTCGAGCAGTCGATGCTGCTGAAGCGCGCCTTCCGCGAGGTGGCGGTGATCGGCGGGCTGGTCGAACGCCAGCACCCGGGCAAGCGGAAGACCGGCAAGCAGGTCAGCTTCTCGACCGACCTCATCTACGACGTGCTGCGCAAATATGAGCCCGAGCACCTGCTGATGCGCGCCGCTTGGGACGACGCGCGTGCCCGGATGACCGAGCTCGGGCGACTTGCCCGGCTGGTCGAACGGGCGGCGGCGCAGATGGTCCATGTCGACCTTTCCCGCGTGACCCCGATGGCCGTCCCCTTGATGGTCGTCATTGGACGCGAAGCGCTGCCGAGCGGCTCGGGCGCAGAAGATGCGCTGCTGATGGAGGCCGAGGAAGTGCTGGCCGAGCTGGCGATGCGCGAGGACTAG
- the plsX gene encoding phosphate acyltransferase PlsX codes for MSAPRIAVDAMGGDGGPAAMLGGIERALKVDRSLRFLMFGDEAVLQPAIERLKLPAGAATIVHAPDQVAGDEKPSQALRRARTTSMGLAINAVKDGSADAALSAGNTGALMAMSKLALRTMPGIDRPALTALLPTLGAHDCVMLDLGANTECDAQNLVQFAVMGAAYARTVLGLKRPRVKLLNIGTEELKGTGELKDAAAMLREADYLPLKFDGFTEGDQLSRGNVDVVVTDGFSGNIALKTAEGTARFVTDLLRRAFTSSIRSKAGFALSKPALHMLKVHLDPNNHNGAVFLGLNGLVVKSHGGANTKGVANAIAVAASMVRNDIIRQVMTDLDEFRAHAFAGASAPE; via the coding sequence CTGAGCGCACCGCGGATTGCAGTGGATGCCATGGGTGGCGACGGCGGCCCGGCAGCAATGCTGGGCGGGATCGAGCGCGCCCTCAAGGTTGACCGCTCGCTTCGCTTCCTGATGTTTGGCGACGAGGCCGTGCTTCAGCCCGCGATCGAGCGGCTGAAGCTGCCTGCCGGCGCCGCGACCATCGTCCACGCCCCCGACCAGGTCGCCGGCGACGAGAAGCCGAGCCAGGCGCTGCGCCGCGCCCGGACCACTTCCATGGGCCTTGCGATCAACGCGGTGAAGGACGGCAGCGCCGATGCCGCGCTGTCGGCCGGCAACACCGGCGCGCTGATGGCCATGTCCAAGCTCGCGCTGCGGACCATGCCCGGGATCGACCGGCCGGCGCTGACCGCCTTGTTGCCGACGCTCGGTGCCCACGACTGCGTCATGCTCGACCTCGGCGCCAATACCGAGTGCGACGCGCAGAACCTCGTCCAGTTCGCGGTGATGGGCGCGGCCTATGCGCGGACCGTGCTCGGCCTCAAGCGGCCGCGGGTGAAGCTGCTCAACATCGGCACCGAGGAGCTCAAGGGCACCGGCGAGCTCAAGGACGCCGCCGCCATGCTCCGCGAGGCGGACTATCTGCCCCTGAAATTCGACGGCTTCACCGAGGGCGACCAGCTGTCGCGCGGCAATGTTGACGTGGTCGTGACCGACGGCTTTTCGGGCAATATCGCGCTCAAGACGGCCGAGGGCACCGCCCGCTTCGTCACCGATCTCCTTCGCCGCGCGTTTACATCGTCGATCCGGTCCAAGGCCGGTTTCGCCCTGTCCAAGCCGGCGCTGCACATGCTCAAGGTCCATCTCGACCCCAACAACCACAATGGCGCGGTCTTCCTCGGCCTCAACGGTCTGGTCGTGAAGAGCCATGGCGGCGCCAACACCAAGGGCGTCGCCAACGCGATCGCGGTCGCGGCCTCCATGGTTCGCAACGACATCATCCGTCAGGTCATGACCGACCTCGACGAATTCCGTGCCCACGCCTTTGCCGGAGCGAGTGCCCCAGAGTGA
- a CDS encoding dipeptidase: MRFILAGLAAALLATPATAQDIDPAVQKRIDRILKRTPLIDGHNDLPWALREDHGSKTEGLASGTDGWKPPLMTDMARLRTGRVGGQFWSVYIEGTTLGDEAIRTTLEQIDTAHRIIAAYPKDLRFARTADEMEAAHKAGRIGSMLGIEGGRQIGGSMAALRRFYDLGARYMTLTHNQTTEWADAGTDEPKYDGLSPFGTEVVKEMNRLGMLVDLSHVGPATMKDAIAASRAPVIFSHSSAGGVNPHPRNVPDDVLRLLPANGGVVMVTWVPSFVSPAMWKWDGEFAAAEARLKTFNRTSKADVEKGMTAWVAANPRPVVGVKDVADHIDHVVRVAGIDHVGIGGDLDGIPRTPVGLEGVEAYPRLFAELIRRGWNDRDLAKLAGGNVLRALRGAEATARSMKDVPPSMAVLAPASNATR, encoded by the coding sequence ATGCGCTTCATCCTTGCCGGCCTCGCCGCTGCTCTTCTCGCCACTCCCGCCACCGCCCAGGACATCGATCCCGCCGTGCAGAAGAGGATCGACCGGATCCTCAAGCGGACCCCGCTGATCGATGGCCACAACGACCTTCCCTGGGCACTTCGGGAGGACCATGGAAGCAAGACCGAGGGGCTGGCGAGCGGCACCGACGGCTGGAAGCCGCCGCTGATGACCGACATGGCTAGGCTTCGCACGGGGCGCGTCGGCGGCCAGTTCTGGTCGGTCTACATCGAGGGCACCACGCTCGGCGACGAGGCGATCCGGACTACGCTCGAGCAGATCGACACCGCCCACCGGATCATCGCCGCCTATCCGAAAGACCTTCGCTTCGCCCGCACCGCCGACGAGATGGAAGCCGCGCACAAGGCCGGACGGATCGGCTCGATGCTCGGGATCGAGGGTGGGCGCCAGATCGGCGGGTCCATGGCTGCGCTCCGCCGCTTCTACGACCTCGGCGCGCGCTACATGACGCTGACCCACAACCAGACGACCGAGTGGGCCGACGCCGGCACCGACGAGCCCAAGTATGACGGGCTGTCGCCATTCGGCACCGAGGTGGTCAAGGAGATGAACCGCCTCGGCATGCTGGTCGACCTCAGCCATGTCGGCCCGGCGACGATGAAGGACGCGATCGCGGCCTCGCGCGCGCCGGTCATCTTCTCCCATTCGAGCGCCGGCGGCGTGAACCCGCACCCGCGCAACGTGCCCGACGACGTGCTTCGCCTGCTCCCGGCCAACGGCGGGGTGGTCATGGTGACCTGGGTGCCGAGCTTCGTCAGCCCCGCCATGTGGAAGTGGGATGGCGAGTTCGCCGCCGCCGAGGCCCGCCTCAAGACCTTCAACCGGACCAGCAAGGCCGACGTTGAGAAGGGCATGACGGCCTGGGTCGCCGCCAATCCGCGGCCGGTGGTCGGGGTCAAGGACGTCGCGGACCATATCGACCATGTCGTCAGGGTCGCGGGGATCGATCATGTCGGGATCGGCGGCGACCTCGACGGCATTCCGCGTACGCCGGTCGGGCTGGAGGGCGTCGAGGCCTATCCGCGCCTGTTCGCCGAGCTGATCCGTCGCGGCTGGAATGACCGCGACCTTGCCAAGCTGGCTGGCGGAAACGTGCTTCGCGCGCTTCGCGGCGCCGAGGCGACCGCCCGGTCGATGAAGGACGTTCCGCCGTCGATGGCGGTGCTCGCGCCGGCCTCGAACGCTACTCGTTGA
- the pdeM gene encoding ligase-associated DNA damage response endonuclease PdeM, with product MVPLSFAGHDFLADPQGALWWPARRALLVADLHLEKASWYARLGQFLPPYDSQATLAALTEIVDRTGAEALYCLGDSFHDRFGCDRLPEAARAMLLDLTGRLDWSWILGNHDPGFADHCGGTLMEEALVDGIVLRHEADPADPRPEMSGHYHPKLRLQLRGKQVSRRCFVASPSKLIFPAFGALTGGLDAGHKEIMRKVGTPAAALIPVKERLLRFPLAA from the coding sequence ATGGTTCCCCTTTCGTTCGCTGGCCACGACTTTCTCGCCGATCCGCAGGGTGCCCTGTGGTGGCCCGCGCGGCGCGCGCTGCTGGTCGCCGACCTGCACCTCGAGAAGGCGAGCTGGTACGCCCGGCTCGGCCAGTTCCTGCCCCCCTACGACAGCCAAGCAACGCTCGCCGCGCTGACCGAGATCGTCGATCGCACCGGTGCAGAGGCGCTTTACTGCCTTGGCGACAGCTTCCACGACCGCTTCGGCTGCGATCGCCTGCCAGAAGCCGCGCGCGCGATGCTCCTCGACCTCACCGGACGGCTCGACTGGTCCTGGATCCTCGGCAACCACGATCCGGGCTTCGCCGACCATTGCGGCGGGACGCTGATGGAGGAAGCACTGGTCGACGGGATCGTCCTCAGGCACGAGGCCGACCCGGCCGACCCCCGGCCCGAGATGTCGGGCCATTACCATCCCAAGCTCCGTCTCCAGCTGCGCGGCAAGCAGGTCAGCCGCCGCTGCTTCGTCGCCTCGCCGAGCAAGCTCATCTTCCCCGCGTTCGGCGCGCTAACCGGCGGGCTCGATGCGGGGCACAAGGAGATCATGCGCAAGGTCGGCACCCCCGCCGCCGCGCTGATCCCGGTCAAGGAACGGCTGCTGCGCTTCCCGCTGGCGGCCTAG
- the pabB gene encoding aminodeoxychorismate synthase component I has product MTKPFLLFDDARPGGMARCYADPAAEIRADRMEEVQPALERLQAAVRGGVHAAGFLAYEAGYALDPALAAVARSGDGPLLWFGLFDRFESVEAAMLLPDAAGAFVGQPRPRTSLKAYLDAAAEVREHLLAGDFYQANLTFPCDVPVVGNPAALYARLRSAGGAGWGALIRHPDGWLVSLSPEQFFRIRDGEIEARPMKGTAAPHAPDELLTNDAKSRAENLMIVDLLRNDLARVAETGSVAVPELFAIERYPTVTQMVSRVTARLREGLDAVDVLRTIFPCGSVTGAPKVAAMTALRRLEPEPRSAYCGAAGWIEPGGDAAFSVLIRTLELAQGAKSARLGLGSGLVVDSASRDEWQECLSKGAFVTRDQPAVDLIETMRFDPHDGLVELDRHLDRLKDSAGALGFSFDRHAARNELQAATFNRRSAAAARLLLSPTGTMAVEVRPLPECAARPLQVRVVPLPVPNDDFRLRFKTTDRAFYDEARLASGADEVIFADPEGWLTEGSFTSVFVERDGMLLTPPLKRGLLAGVLRDKLIGEGRAREADLTQADLAGGFHLGNMLRGLMKGELA; this is encoded by the coding sequence GTGACGAAGCCATTTCTCCTGTTCGACGACGCGCGGCCGGGGGGCATGGCGCGGTGCTACGCCGATCCGGCAGCGGAAATCCGGGCCGACCGGATGGAGGAAGTCCAGCCCGCGCTCGAGCGGTTGCAGGCGGCGGTGCGCGGCGGCGTCCATGCCGCGGGCTTTCTCGCCTACGAGGCCGGCTATGCGCTCGACCCGGCGCTTGCCGCCGTGGCCCGGTCGGGTGACGGGCCGCTGCTCTGGTTCGGGCTGTTCGACCGCTTCGAAAGCGTCGAAGCAGCGATGCTGCTGCCCGACGCTGCGGGAGCATTCGTCGGCCAGCCGCGTCCGCGGACCAGCCTGAAAGCCTATCTCGATGCCGCGGCGGAGGTGCGCGAGCATCTGCTGGCAGGCGACTTCTACCAGGCGAACCTGACCTTTCCTTGCGACGTCCCGGTCGTGGGGAATCCGGCGGCGCTCTACGCCCGGCTGCGTTCGGCGGGCGGGGCGGGATGGGGCGCGCTTATCCGTCATCCCGATGGCTGGCTGGTCTCGCTCAGCCCCGAGCAGTTCTTCCGCATCCGCGACGGCGAGATCGAGGCACGTCCGATGAAGGGTACCGCCGCCCCTCATGCACCCGACGAGCTTCTCACGAACGATGCCAAGAGCAGGGCCGAGAACCTCATGATCGTCGACCTGCTCCGCAACGATCTAGCGCGGGTCGCCGAGACGGGCAGCGTCGCGGTACCCGAGCTGTTCGCGATCGAGCGCTATCCGACCGTCACCCAGATGGTCAGCCGGGTGACGGCCCGGCTCCGCGAAGGCCTCGACGCGGTCGACGTGCTGCGCACCATCTTCCCCTGCGGCTCGGTGACCGGTGCGCCCAAGGTGGCGGCGATGACGGCGCTCCGCCGGCTCGAGCCGGAGCCGCGTAGCGCCTATTGCGGTGCTGCCGGCTGGATCGAGCCCGGCGGCGACGCGGCCTTCAGTGTGCTGATCCGGACGCTCGAGCTCGCGCAAGGAGCCAAATCGGCAAGGCTTGGGCTCGGATCGGGACTTGTCGTCGACTCGGCATCCCGCGATGAATGGCAGGAGTGCCTTTCCAAGGGAGCGTTCGTGACCCGAGACCAGCCTGCCGTCGATCTCATCGAAACCATGCGCTTCGATCCGCACGATGGACTGGTGGAACTCGACCGGCATCTCGACCGGCTGAAGGATTCGGCAGGAGCGCTCGGCTTCAGCTTCGACCGGCATGCCGCGCGCAATGAATTGCAGGCGGCGACATTCAACCGCCGTTCGGCGGCTGCGGCGCGGTTGTTGCTCTCTCCGACCGGAACGATGGCGGTCGAGGTGCGGCCGCTACCTGAATGCGCGGCGCGGCCGCTGCAGGTGCGGGTGGTGCCGCTTCCGGTGCCGAACGACGACTTCCGCCTTCGCTTCAAGACCACGGACCGCGCCTTCTACGACGAGGCGCGTCTGGCGAGCGGCGCCGACGAGGTGATCTTCGCCGATCCCGAGGGCTGGCTGACCGAGGGCAGCTTCACCTCGGTGTTCGTCGAACGCGACGGAATGCTGCTGACTCCGCCGCTAAAGCGCGGACTGCTGGCCGGAGTGCTGCGCGACAAGCTGATCGGCGAAGGGCGGGCACGCGAGGCGGACCTGACGCAAGCCGACCTCGCCGGCGGGTTTCACCTCGGCAACATGCTTCGCGGCCTGATGAAAGGTGAGCTGGCCTAG
- a CDS encoding MBL fold metallo-hydrolase has protein sequence MVIPVTPLQQNCTLLWCTATKQAALCDPGGDLPKLRAAIAQAGVTVEKIILTHGHIDHCGQAGQLAAELGVPIEGPHLDDLFWIARLADDGASYGIDASPFEPDRWLTDGEQVAVGKLVLDVYHTPGHTPGHVIFHHPPSDLALVGDVLFAGSIGRTDFPLSDHQALLDSVRDKLWPLGGATVFIPGHGPMSSFERERAGNPFVGDAVLA, from the coding sequence ATGGTCATCCCGGTGACCCCGCTGCAGCAGAACTGCACCCTCCTGTGGTGCACCGCGACCAAGCAGGCGGCGCTGTGCGACCCCGGCGGCGACCTTCCGAAGCTGCGTGCCGCCATCGCGCAGGCCGGGGTGACGGTCGAAAAGATCATCCTCACCCACGGCCACATCGACCATTGCGGGCAAGCCGGTCAGCTGGCGGCCGAGCTTGGCGTGCCGATCGAGGGTCCTCACCTCGACGACCTCTTCTGGATCGCGCGGCTGGCCGACGACGGCGCCTCCTACGGCATCGACGCCTCGCCGTTCGAGCCCGATCGCTGGCTGACCGACGGCGAGCAGGTGGCGGTCGGCAAGCTGGTCCTCGACGTCTACCACACGCCGGGCCACACCCCCGGCCACGTCATCTTCCACCATCCGCCGAGCGATCTCGCGCTGGTCGGCGACGTGCTGTTCGCCGGATCGATCGGGCGGACCGATTTCCCGCTGTCGGACCATCAGGCGCTGCTCGATTCGGTTCGCGACAAGCTCTGGCCGCTCGGCGGCGCCACCGTCTTCATCCCCGGCCATGGCCCGATGAGCAGCTTCGAGCGCGAACGGGCGGGCAATCCCTTCGTCGGCGATGCGGTGCTGGCCTAG
- a CDS encoding S9 family peptidase yields MTNRILLALAATSALSALPAAAQQPTGSVPKPAALTVQGIPQVSPELAARTRPYMELRSASFAGWNARDRSMLIRTRFGNVPQLHRVAGPMMDRHQITFEAEPVGGSWAPSGDVLALQKDRGGDEFFQLYRLDAGRLTLLTDGKSRNNLGSWSKDGKLLSYSSTRRNGADTDLYVMDPRDPRTDRLVAEVKGGGWGIAAFAPGNQRALVLNYQQVTNSDPYILDLATRQMTPIGDLKKDIAYGGAEFAPNGTLWVLSDEDSDTQRLGRLDPATGRFTPAVNAGRWDIESFDLSDDGRTIAYFTNEAGISRLYLLDTASGRSRPVTTLPVGVAGGLEWSPWGELGFTFNSAQGTADAWSLNPRTGKLTRWTQSETGGLDFSRNPSAQLLEVKSFDGERVSGFLYRPDPARFPGKRPVIVDIHGGPEGQERPGFMGRDNYLINELGIAVFLPNVRGSTGFGKRFVSLDNGPFKREDSVKDIGAFLTALKADPAIDGARMAVTGGSYGGYMCYASAIRYAADFKGALCNVAISNFVTFLQNTQSYRRDLRRVEYGDERDPAQRAKLEEISPLRRIGEIKAPMFVVQGANDPRVPKSEADQVVAALNARPGVAPAWYMVGENEGHGFGKKENQDYLFWSTLNFWQQTLLK; encoded by the coding sequence ATGACCAACCGGATCCTGCTGGCGCTTGCCGCCACCTCCGCCTTGTCGGCGCTTCCCGCCGCCGCCCAGCAGCCTACCGGATCGGTGCCGAAGCCGGCCGCGCTCACCGTCCAGGGCATCCCGCAGGTCTCACCCGAGCTCGCAGCCCGGACCCGGCCCTACATGGAGCTTCGCTCGGCTTCCTTTGCCGGGTGGAACGCGCGCGACCGCTCGATGCTGATCCGCACCCGGTTCGGCAATGTGCCCCAGCTCCACCGGGTCGCGGGGCCGATGATGGACCGCCACCAGATCACCTTCGAGGCCGAGCCCGTCGGTGGCAGCTGGGCGCCGTCGGGCGACGTTCTCGCCCTCCAGAAGGATCGCGGCGGTGACGAATTCTTCCAGCTCTACCGGCTCGACGCGGGTCGGCTGACCCTCCTCACCGACGGCAAGAGCCGCAACAATCTCGGCAGCTGGAGCAAGGACGGCAAGCTGCTCTCCTACAGCTCGACCCGCCGCAACGGCGCCGACACCGACCTCTATGTCATGGACCCGCGCGATCCCCGGACCGACCGGCTGGTCGCCGAGGTCAAGGGCGGCGGCTGGGGGATCGCCGCCTTCGCGCCGGGCAACCAGCGCGCCCTGGTGCTGAACTACCAGCAGGTCACCAACAGCGATCCCTACATCCTCGACCTGGCGACGCGGCAGATGACGCCGATCGGCGACCTCAAGAAGGACATCGCCTATGGCGGTGCCGAGTTCGCGCCGAACGGCACCCTGTGGGTGCTGTCGGACGAGGACAGCGACACGCAGCGGCTCGGCCGGCTGGATCCGGCGACCGGCCGCTTCACCCCCGCGGTGAACGCCGGCCGCTGGGATATCGAGAGCTTCGACCTGTCCGACGACGGCCGAACCATCGCTTACTTCACCAACGAGGCAGGCATCAGCCGCCTCTACCTGCTTGATACCGCCAGCGGGCGGTCACGCCCGGTAACCACCCTCCCGGTCGGGGTGGCCGGGGGGCTCGAATGGTCGCCTTGGGGCGAGCTCGGCTTCACCTTCAATTCGGCCCAGGGCACCGCCGACGCCTGGTCGCTCAATCCCAGGACGGGCAAGCTGACGCGCTGGACGCAGAGCGAGACCGGCGGGCTCGACTTCTCGCGCAATCCGTCGGCGCAGCTGCTCGAGGTGAAGAGCTTCGATGGCGAACGTGTGTCGGGCTTCCTCTACCGGCCCGACCCCGCGCGCTTCCCCGGCAAGCGCCCGGTGATCGTCGACATCCATGGCGGGCCGGAGGGGCAGGAGCGGCCCGGTTTCATGGGGCGCGACAACTACCTCATCAACGAGCTGGGCATCGCCGTCTTCCTCCCCAACGTCCGTGGCTCGACCGGCTTCGGCAAGCGCTTCGTCAGCCTCGACAACGGACCCTTCAAGCGTGAGGATTCGGTCAAGGACATCGGCGCCTTCCTGACCGCGCTCAAGGCCGATCCGGCGATCGATGGCGCGCGCATGGCGGTGACCGGCGGAAGCTATGGCGGCTACATGTGCTACGCTTCAGCGATCCGCTACGCCGCCGACTTCAAGGGCGCGCTGTGCAACGTCGCCATCTCGAACTTCGTGACCTTCCTCCAGAACACGCAAAGCTATCGCCGCGACCTTCGCCGCGTCGAATATGGCGACGAGCGTGATCCCGCTCAGCGCGCCAAGCTCGAGGAGATCAGCCCGCTGCGCCGGATCGGGGAGATCAAGGCACCGATGTTCGTCGTCCAGGGCGCCAACGATCCGCGCGTGCCCAAGTCCGAGGCCGACCAGGTCGTCGCCGCGCTGAACGCGCGTCCCGGTGTGGCTCCGGCCTGGTACATGGTCGGCGAGAACGAAGGCCACGGATTCGGCAAGAAGGAGAATCAGGACTATCTGTTCTGGTCGACGCTGAACTTCTGGCAGCAGACCCTCCTCAAGTGA